Proteins from a single region of Mucilaginibacter daejeonensis:
- a CDS encoding glycoside hydrolase family 2 protein, with the protein MIKKLLLLIAFVGIISPIYAQQSIRLNTGWEYIRQDLGGIWEAVRPVRDGQPESVPLWQKVTLPHCFNDRDAVDPDVNYYQGPGWYRTQLNINNPYANGRTLLHFEGAGQRTDVYVYTTKVASHLGGYDEWTADLTDAIEAFKHTEVYQKQFKGRIPVSIRCDNSRDLETIPSRMSDFNVYGGIYRYLNLVYQPSVSIDRLMITPVLDSTLTKGTLEVKTILAQHTQGNVTGQIKVIDANGKMVANKNYKVDAPATDGQTTRFKISKPHAWQPADPYLYTVQVTATADGQTFTSTQKVGFRNFEFKEKGPFLLNGKRLLLRGTHRHEDHAGVGAAMTEAMMRQEMQLIKDMGANFIRLGHYQQSRIVLDLCDSLGILVWEEEPWCRGGLGGEAYQAMARQMMTNMIQQHYNHPSIILWGLGNENDWEGDFAEFDKQKIRKFMKQQHDLTHRLDATRLTSIRRCDFCADIPDVYSPSIWAGWYKAKYTDYKQLTQDEVGKVKRFFHAEWGGDSHARRFAEDPLGYLEAKRTTDPTTGKKRDVQVARDGDWSESYIAELFDWHLKEQESMPWLTGSAFWTFKDFSTPLRADNPIPYVNQKGVVERDMSLKESYYIFQSYWSAKPMVHIFGHNWPVRWGKPGELKQVKVFSNADEAELYVNGKSYGVKKRNVQDFPAAGLHWDVPFNTGNNLIRVVAQKGKVTLTDQIEQQYETRQWAAPATMTAKVISTDQDVATIEVQLTDAKGVPCLDAANWISFGLAGDGDLLADLGTSTGSRKLQAYNGRAMVKVKLQQGHSVLSVGSPRLPTIFITLGGK; encoded by the coding sequence ATGATCAAAAAACTACTTTTACTGATCGCCTTCGTTGGCATCATCTCCCCCATCTATGCGCAGCAAAGCATCCGGCTGAACACCGGTTGGGAATACATACGGCAGGACCTTGGCGGCATATGGGAAGCCGTACGCCCCGTGCGCGATGGACAGCCCGAAAGCGTACCGCTATGGCAAAAAGTGACCCTACCGCACTGCTTCAACGATCGCGATGCCGTGGATCCTGATGTGAACTACTACCAGGGGCCGGGATGGTATCGCACTCAACTCAACATCAATAACCCTTACGCCAATGGCCGCACGCTACTTCATTTTGAAGGCGCCGGTCAGCGTACCGACGTTTACGTGTATACCACCAAAGTGGCCTCGCATTTGGGTGGTTATGATGAGTGGACGGCCGACCTGACCGATGCCATAGAAGCCTTTAAACATACCGAGGTTTATCAAAAACAGTTCAAAGGACGCATCCCGGTATCGATCCGGTGCGATAACTCGCGCGACCTGGAGACCATCCCCTCGCGCATGTCCGACTTTAACGTTTACGGCGGCATCTACCGTTACCTCAACCTGGTATACCAGCCATCGGTATCCATCGATAGGCTAATGATCACTCCGGTGTTGGATAGTACCCTGACCAAGGGAACGCTCGAAGTAAAGACCATCTTGGCCCAGCACACGCAAGGCAACGTGACCGGGCAGATCAAGGTCATAGATGCCAATGGAAAGATGGTGGCCAACAAGAACTATAAAGTAGATGCACCAGCAACGGACGGCCAGACCACCCGCTTCAAGATCAGCAAGCCACACGCCTGGCAGCCTGCCGACCCTTATTTGTACACCGTGCAGGTAACGGCAACGGCCGACGGGCAAACCTTTACCAGCACCCAAAAGGTTGGCTTTCGCAATTTTGAGTTCAAAGAGAAAGGACCTTTCCTTTTAAATGGTAAGCGACTCCTGCTGCGCGGCACACACCGCCATGAGGACCATGCCGGGGTGGGCGCGGCCATGACCGAAGCCATGATGCGCCAGGAGATGCAGCTGATCAAGGATATGGGCGCCAACTTTATCAGGCTGGGGCACTACCAGCAATCGCGCATTGTGCTGGACCTGTGCGATAGCCTGGGCATTTTGGTGTGGGAAGAAGAGCCCTGGTGCCGCGGCGGTTTGGGTGGCGAAGCCTACCAGGCCATGGCCCGCCAAATGATGACCAACATGATCCAACAGCATTACAATCATCCCTCCATCATACTGTGGGGCTTGGGTAATGAGAACGACTGGGAGGGCGACTTCGCCGAATTTGATAAGCAAAAGATACGCAAGTTCATGAAGCAGCAGCATGATCTGACCCACCGGTTAGACGCTACCCGCCTCACCAGCATACGCCGCTGCGATTTTTGTGCCGATATACCCGATGTTTATTCGCCCTCCATTTGGGCGGGCTGGTATAAGGCCAAATATACCGACTACAAGCAGTTGACCCAGGACGAAGTAGGCAAAGTGAAACGTTTTTTCCATGCCGAATGGGGCGGCGACAGCCATGCCCGCCGCTTTGCCGAAGACCCGCTGGGCTACCTGGAAGCTAAACGTACTACCGACCCCACCACCGGTAAAAAGCGCGATGTACAAGTGGCCCGCGACGGCGACTGGAGCGAGAGCTACATTGCCGAACTTTTTGACTGGCACCTTAAAGAACAGGAGAGCATGCCGTGGTTGACCGGTTCGGCGTTTTGGACGTTTAAAGATTTTTCGACCCCGCTAAGGGCCGATAATCCCATTCCCTATGTGAACCAAAAAGGCGTGGTGGAGCGCGATATGAGTTTGAAAGAATCGTACTACATCTTTCAATCGTATTGGTCGGCAAAGCCTATGGTGCACATATTTGGGCACAACTGGCCGGTACGCTGGGGTAAGCCAGGCGAGTTGAAACAGGTCAAAGTATTCTCGAACGCCGATGAAGCCGAGCTTTATGTGAACGGCAAAAGCTACGGCGTTAAAAAGCGTAACGTGCAGGACTTTCCCGCTGCCGGGCTGCATTGGGATGTGCCGTTCAATACAGGCAACAACCTGATCAGGGTGGTGGCCCAAAAAGGCAAGGTGACCCTGACCGACCAGATCGAGCAGCAGTACGAGACTCGCCAGTGGGCCGCCCCTGCAACCATGACCGCTAAAGTGATCAGCACCGATCAGGATGTGGCCACCATTGAGGTACAGCTGACCGACGCAAAAGGCGTACCCTGCCTTGATGCGGCCAACTGGATCAGCTTTGGCCTTGCCGGCGATGGCGACTTGCTTGCCGATCTGGGCACATCTACCGGGTCGCGCAAGTTGCAGGCTTATAACGGCCGGGCCATGGTAAAGGTAAAATTACAACAAGGGCATAGCGTTTTGAGCGTTGGATCACCTCGATTACCCACCATATTTATTACTTTAGGCGGCAAATAA
- a CDS encoding 7TM diverse intracellular signaling domain-containing protein — protein sequence MLSSLRSLYRSSFNRTLPLFLSLLFAVNFAYAQVPFRVDSSIEQHKFKHEEIKVLEDPTGDLTFADILHANDRFKENKQYYPSNKNVSSAYWYRIKLDLQPSAAGKGAVFEFFDQTTNDITAYIPDQNGHYTASRSGADMAFNSRLYRHKNFEFLIKDPVPGQYTYYFRVKARNLINVIIVYRTIDYFVHYALNEYITFGLFYGMILIFCFHNLLMFLAVKRKQYLYYVFYILSVALYEMCVDGIAFQYLWPNSPDFNYYAYGIGLYLVSLFALIFTQELLQVKQRSGRFYKLINLTIALRTVFFLYCLFFNKDLFLYKFVEVFPLSVAFAAGINIYRRGFKPARFFVLAYAVLFGGFVIKVAAAMGYAYFLPEFFRYYAISFCFVIEMVLLSFAIGDQVRILRKEKDEAQDETIRQMQVNNDLKDSLNQELEHQVKVRTKEVVEKSEEILLQSRVIEQQNEQLMSINHLLEQQAAEITRMNILLEKDNLQLKTNIDVVTNARALSAELNFEEFSAKYPDQETCYKFLSDLKWASGYHCTRCEHTSYCAGRVPYSRRCTKCSYEESALHNTIFQNNRIPINKAFYLVYLIYSSKGTISSHQLSEKLGIRQSTCWAYAIRIKKAMQEQKRSRKKDAPQGWSTLVL from the coding sequence ATGCTGTCATCTTTACGCAGCTTATACCGGTCATCGTTCAACAGAACGCTGCCTTTATTCTTGTCGTTACTATTTGCGGTGAACTTTGCGTACGCGCAGGTGCCCTTCCGTGTGGATAGCTCGATCGAGCAACACAAATTCAAGCACGAGGAGATCAAGGTGCTGGAAGACCCCACCGGCGACCTCACCTTTGCCGATATACTGCACGCGAACGACCGCTTCAAAGAGAACAAGCAATATTATCCCAGCAACAAGAATGTGAGCAGCGCCTACTGGTACCGCATCAAGCTGGATCTGCAGCCCTCTGCCGCTGGTAAGGGCGCTGTGTTCGAGTTCTTTGACCAGACCACCAACGACATTACCGCGTACATACCCGATCAAAATGGCCATTACACCGCCAGCCGCTCGGGTGCCGACATGGCCTTCAATTCGCGATTGTATCGCCACAAGAACTTCGAGTTCCTGATCAAGGACCCGGTGCCTGGTCAGTACACCTACTACTTCAGGGTAAAGGCGCGCAATTTGATCAACGTGATCATCGTGTACCGCACCATCGATTACTTTGTGCATTACGCGCTCAATGAGTACATCACGTTCGGCTTGTTCTATGGCATGATCCTGATCTTTTGCTTCCATAACCTGCTCATGTTCCTGGCGGTGAAGCGGAAGCAATACTTGTACTATGTGTTCTACATCCTGAGCGTGGCCTTGTATGAGATGTGTGTGGACGGCATCGCGTTCCAGTACCTGTGGCCCAACTCGCCCGATTTTAATTACTACGCCTATGGAATCGGCTTGTACCTGGTCAGCCTGTTCGCGCTCATTTTTACCCAGGAATTGTTGCAGGTGAAGCAGCGCTCGGGGCGCTTTTACAAGCTCATCAACCTCACCATCGCCCTGCGCACCGTGTTCTTCCTGTACTGCTTGTTCTTTAACAAGGATCTGTTCCTGTACAAGTTCGTGGAGGTGTTCCCCTTGTCGGTGGCCTTTGCGGCAGGTATCAACATCTATCGCAGGGGCTTTAAGCCTGCCCGTTTCTTCGTACTGGCCTACGCGGTGTTGTTCGGCGGGTTTGTGATCAAGGTGGCGGCGGCCATGGGTTATGCTTACTTTTTGCCCGAGTTCTTCCGCTATTACGCCATCAGCTTTTGCTTTGTGATCGAGATGGTGCTACTGTCGTTCGCCATTGGCGATCAGGTGCGCATTTTACGTAAGGAGAAGGACGAGGCGCAGGACGAGACCATCAGGCAGATGCAGGTGAACAACGACCTGAAAGATTCCTTGAACCAGGAACTGGAACACCAGGTAAAGGTGCGCACCAAAGAAGTGGTGGAAAAGTCGGAAGAGATCCTGTTGCAATCCAGAGTGATCGAGCAGCAGAACGAGCAGCTCATGAGCATCAACCATTTGCTCGAACAACAAGCTGCCGAGATCACCCGCATGAATATCCTCCTCGAGAAGGACAACCTGCAGCTGAAGACCAATATCGATGTGGTGACCAACGCCCGGGCATTATCGGCTGAGTTGAACTTTGAGGAGTTCAGTGCCAAGTACCCCGATCAGGAGACCTGCTATAAGTTCCTGTCCGACCTGAAATGGGCCTCGGGCTACCACTGCACCCGCTGCGAGCATACCTCCTATTGTGCAGGCCGCGTACCGTACAGCAGGCGGTGCACCAAATGCAGTTACGAAGAATCGGCCCTGCACAACACCATCTTCCAAAACAACCGCATCCCGATCAATAAGGCGTTCTATCTGGTTTACCTGATCTACAGCAGCAAAGGAACCATCTCGTCGCACCAATTGTCTGAAAAGCTGGGGATCCGTCAAAGCACCTGCTGGGCTTATGCCATCCGCATAAAAAAAGCCATGCAGGAGCAAAAACGCTCGCGCAAAAAGGATGCGCCGCAAGGCTGGAGCACGCTGGTATTGTGA
- a CDS encoding chondroitinase-B domain-containing protein, with translation MEHCFYGVLLLLTLACPAWCQKRYLVHDQSQFDQAVAKAAPGDSVVIANGTYTPWSVRINNGGDQKRPVVITAQTKGQVVFTGKVAQPLFNVKASHVTISGLTFRECELDKANGRSGMLIQMDSVRQSRVTDCSFERNMAKMQFMPLVLIGGNSEAARIDHCTFEANIDNQDVQVKVTKEVSPQHTLIDHNTFLNKKRVHWANDNGGECVQVGQDPILLGNMVSNTMVTHNRFIACSAEPEVISNKSSKNTYQANYFEDCNAELVMRGGHDCVIDSNRFKGGMGIRINGSGHTITRNQFNNVATAIRLNYGMAKGRTETGFYVAATDCRITDNTINNAETGILIGGQKNEDWTGKFDTKRYPSRTMQDVPPGNNKVKNNHFTNTKDQIVEQ, from the coding sequence ATGGAACATTGTTTTTACGGCGTATTACTGCTGTTAACGCTGGCCTGCCCTGCCTGGTGCCAAAAGCGCTACCTGGTGCATGACCAGTCTCAATTTGACCAGGCCGTAGCCAAGGCCGCGCCCGGCGACAGCGTGGTGATCGCCAACGGCACCTATACGCCATGGTCGGTCAGGATCAATAACGGCGGCGATCAGAAGCGCCCGGTGGTGATCACGGCGCAAACCAAAGGCCAGGTGGTCTTTACCGGTAAGGTGGCTCAGCCGTTATTCAATGTCAAAGCCAGCCACGTGACCATCAGCGGCCTTACCTTCAGGGAATGCGAGCTGGACAAGGCCAACGGCCGGTCGGGTATGCTGATCCAGATGGATAGCGTGCGCCAGAGCCGTGTGACCGACTGCTCCTTTGAGCGTAACATGGCTAAAATGCAATTCATGCCGCTGGTGCTGATCGGTGGCAACAGCGAAGCCGCCCGGATAGACCATTGCACCTTCGAGGCCAACATCGATAACCAGGACGTGCAGGTAAAGGTGACCAAAGAGGTATCGCCGCAACACACGCTTATCGACCATAACACCTTTTTGAACAAGAAACGCGTACACTGGGCCAATGATAACGGTGGCGAGTGCGTACAGGTAGGGCAAGATCCTATCCTACTCGGCAATATGGTGTCCAACACCATGGTGACCCATAACCGCTTCATCGCCTGCAGCGCCGAGCCGGAGGTGATCAGCAACAAAAGCAGTAAGAACACCTACCAGGCCAATTATTTTGAAGATTGCAACGCCGAACTGGTGATGCGTGGCGGCCATGACTGCGTGATCGACAGTAACCGCTTTAAAGGCGGCATGGGCATCAGGATCAATGGAAGCGGCCATACGATCACCCGTAACCAGTTCAACAACGTGGCCACCGCTATACGCCTCAACTACGGTATGGCCAAGGGCCGCACCGAGACCGGCTTTTACGTGGCCGCTACCGATTGCCGCATTACTGATAACACGATCAACAATGCCGAAACGGGCATCCTGATCGGCGGGCAAAAGAACGAGGACTGGACCGGCAAGTTCGACACCAAGCGTTACCCGTCGCGCACGATGCAGGATGTGCCACCGGGTAATAATAAAGTGAAGAACAATCACTTCACCAATACCAAGGATCAGATCGTAGAACAATAA